The Bombus vancouverensis nearcticus chromosome 12, iyBomVanc1_principal, whole genome shotgun sequence genome contains a region encoding:
- the LOC117155022 gene encoding uncharacterized protein LOC117155022, producing the protein MSFVGYCNDCRVYFRSGETFAFNTNGYSGSQNVGGLYELQGCELCRHHAAVKLGFRWRVRKRLLRIRKLLHNYKKSTGTRQGAVRLWQGDRQLASSRESRQALISVLLVLLSSGLSKSATNHETLRSSSAKVSSTLRSTNESTFDDRSNRDDDNSEAIETLFIPENLSQYEPILLYVRELFQGVEQSADLYDQEVPASLERNVTDSTSDEDRFSKLEERVREWNSPSDREEDEEKYPQRNPEGGVSLGTTVQDNRMDDVISTERNNYDAGYKGKTEPDEEDLLEAANFGLDAMKDLYTVKEPKLYSMGLYLDSDNPARHVAVFNEQTEEARFLAKYGYAVLQGTTLFRRKFPNTPADSLLSRRSQSNPLQRGCPNRGVPNCPAASLRYRTSDGSCNNLHHLWWGSAMSTMQRFLPSVYDDGIQSIRKSVTGRPLPSARLVTTVIHEDKDVPLEAVTHMLMQWGQFVDHDLTATGQGRGFNGSIPQCCLKFGSGFQPPEFMHPECLPISVSKHDNFFGPLDVKCLEFVRSGSAPKEDCEFGPREQLSQVTSYLDASVVYSNSAFQTDSLRLFRNGLLQYGRIQSQRPVLPKLDSDLCRRGSLSTNCFKAGDGRLGEQPALTSLHVAFLRLHNRIATKLAALNAHWSDEKLFQESRRIVASIVQHITYREFLPIVLGQDVMKIFDLELLKKGYYEGYDPTVKPTVANAFSTAAYRFGHSLVQQSFVRFNSDHQPIFNNVSIHNEFMNPANLETAGSVDRLLLGLINQNAQRRDEHISEELTNHLFQTPRFPFGMDLASINIQRGRDHGIPPYVRWREPCALSPIKNFDDLERVMPPSTARKFKLVYSSVEDIDLFTGGLAEKSVKSGLVGPTFACIIGQQFNNIRRGDRFWYENSKQEGSFTPGQLQQIRRVTLAQVLCSTMDSIETIQPFVFLTQDTLKNQRRPCNDSIIGQLNLESWAERGPKFRREGIIDKIKKYASVSTTTSKSTDLYSHNLNPAKTSVQQQNRIVVKKPFGPADNLTIVVQNNAINSPVFVNDAIYGSNIKVNPSLVQEVQQRPVSEGSMPIPTYLPAKPVIIAHPLGNPAYPYVPYAFNDPNNPNPLSQGYRPSYSSDVVFDSFPGTSPRPTLYTYYTNFQKLTTQKPSQDVDAYITNYKTQDHGSKPSSWTNLQYQSQPSSKPVYSSTQRPQDVDAYITNYKPQDHGSKPSSWPNSQYQSQPSSKPVYSSTQRPQDVDAYIANYKPHDHGSELNSWPNSQYQSQPSSKPVYSSTQRPQDVDAHVANYKPHDHGPELNSWPNSQYQSQPSAKPVYDSPEHNNQGHGINIWQKLQYKPVVLVGQTDSGNLQSYAQTSNHPQSYLKDSEDTYIKPANSQHDYVKDFENRYTTWSTISSDKKTEDTVVNDPHYRPYQEPNRKPIQSSYGSSYQIDFPGRPTASLNDKGTTVHPNAFYLSSSARPISNNEYNKEFSSWPASQNDYDIATHSTPVYRPAQHVSDYQTSKPENSYQNVQPKPSKIHSVTIITASQSGNEVDRLENRVTSEVPRPLNTQIANDRAKRPGQYYYEKNVLHRYPDKMEDQPAYNAEQRHKSTSDEVSIDDTLIVASVRNQLIDGNGNNTDVKTMSQTRNESSDSTTSDDVDYGLGDAFSEETEIPPSYRTSHWLNPHEDTSLPSALEMPKIPSDKTSAAKELPKPMKLRNYAA; encoded by the exons CGTCCTCCTCGTCCTTCTTTCCTCCGGTTTGTCGAAGTCAGCGACGAACCATGAGACTCTGCGATCATCTTCCGCGAAAGTGTCTTCGACTCTTCGATCAACAAACGAATCCACGTTCGACGACCGATCCAATCGAGACGATGATAATTCCGAGGCGATAGAAACTTTATTTATTCCCGAGAATCTGAGTCAATACGAACCGATTCTGCTCTACGTGCGAGAATTATTTCAAGGAGTGGAACAATCTGCCGATTTGTACGATCAAGAAGTTCCGGCGAGTCTTGAGAGAAACGTAACTGATAGTACGAGCGACGAGGATCGATTTTCGAAGCTGGAAGAGCGAGTCCGAGAGTGGAATTCGCCGTCAGACAGAGAAGAGGACGAGGAAAAGTATCCGCAGAGAAATCCCGAGGGAGGAGTTTCATTGGGAACGACCGTGCAGGATAATAGAATGGATGACGTAATTTCGACAGAAAGAAATAACTATGACGCTGGCTACAAAGGGAAAACCGAGCCCGACGAGGAAGACTTGTTGGAGGCGGCTAATTTTGGGCTCGATGCCATGAAGGATCTGTATACTGTTAAGGAACCGAAGCTTTACTCGATGG GTCTTTACCTGGACTCGGACAATCCTGCGAGGCACGTGGcagtttttaacgaacaaacaGAAGAAGCAAGGTTCCTCGCCAAGTACGGATACGCGGTTCTTCAGGGCACCACGTTGTTCAGAAGAAA ATTCCCAAATACTCCGGCAGACTCGCTTCTGTCTCGTCGCAGTCAAAGCAATCCACTTCAACGTGGCTGCCCAAACAGAGGAGTTCCCAACTGTCCGGCGGCCAGTTTGAGATACAGAACGTCTGATGGAAGCTGCAATAACCTGCATCATCTATGGTGGGGCTCCGCCATGTCCACTATGCAAAG GTTCCTGCCTTCGGTTTACGATGATGGCATTCAGAGTATCAGGAAATCGGTGACAGGAAGACCACTTCCTAGCGCAAGACTAGTGACCACGGTGATTCACGAGGACAAAGATGTCCCCTTGGAAGCTGTCACTCACATGCTCATGCAGTGGGGACAGTTTGTCGATCATGATTTAACAG CCACCGGGCAAGGCAGAGGATTTAATGGCTCTATACCACAATGTTGTCTGAAATTCGGATCCGGTTTCCAACCACCGGAATTCATG CATCCAGAATGTTTGCCAATATCAGTAAGCAAACACGATAATTTCTTCGGTCCTTTGGATGTTAAATGTTTAGAGTTCGTTCGAAGCGGCTCAGCACCGAAAGAAGATTGTGAATTTGGCCCCAGAGAGCAATTATCACAGGTGACAAGTTATCTAGATGCTTCTGTGGTATACAGCAACAGCGCCTTTCAAACAGACTCCTTACGATTATTTCGGAATG GTTTATTGCAATATGGGAGGATTCAGTCGCAGAGACCGGTGCTACCTAAACTCGATTCCGATCTCTGTAGACGCGGATCATTATCCACGAATTGCTTCAAAGCTGGCGATGGTCGTCTCGGCGAGCAACCTGCCCTCACGTCTCTTCACGTAGCGTTTTTGAGGCTTCACAATAGAATCGCGACGAAACTTGCCGCGTTGAATGCTCATTGGAGCGACGAGAAACTATTTCAAGAATCCCGGAGAATCGTCGCGTCCATTGTCCAGCACATCACCTACAGAGAATTCCTGCCTATTGTTCTTG GTCAAGACGTGATGAAAATATTCGACCTCGAACTCTTAAAGAAAGGCTATTACGAAGGTTACGACCCAACAGTGAAACCAACTGTCGCGAATGCGTTTTCTACGGCTGCCTATCGCTTTGGTCACTCCCTGGTTCAACAGAGCTTCGTCCGATTTAACAGCGATCATCAGCCAATTTTCAACA ATGTTTCCATCCACAACGAGTTCATGAATCCAGCAAACCTGGAAACAGCCGGCTCAGTGGATCGTCTTCTTCTTGGTCTGATCAATCAAAACGCCCAAAGAAGAGACGAGCACATAAGCGAAGAGTTAACCAACCATCTGTTTCAAACTCCAAGATTTCCCTTTGGAATGGATCTAGCTTCGATCAACATCCAACGAGGCAGAGATCATGGAATTCCCCCATATGTACGATGGCGAGAGCCCTGTGCTCTATCGCCGATAAAAAACTTTGACGATTTAGAGAGAGTTATGCCACCATCCACGGCTAGAAAGTTCAAATTAGTCTACTCGTCTGTCGAAGATATTGATTTATTCACTGGAGGACTTGCAGAGAAATCAGTGAAGAGCGGTTTAGTTGGACCCACGTTTGCTTGTATAATTGGCCAGCAGTTTAATAATATACGTAGAGGAGACAGATTCTGGTATGAGAATTCAAAGCAGGAAGGCAGTTTCACACCTGGACAGCTCCAACAAATCAGGAGAGTCACTCTAGCTCAAGTTCTTTGCTCAACTATGGATAGTATAGAGACTATACAACCATTTGTGTTCTTGACACAGGATACTCTGAAGAATCAACGTAGGCCTTGCAACGATTCTATTATTGGACAATTGAATTTAGAATCATGGGCAGAGAGAGGTCCAAAATTTAGAAGAGAAGGTATCATTGATAAAATAAAGAAGTACGCTTCAGTCAGTACAACCACTTCAAAATCTACAGATTTATACTCTCATAACTTAAACCCTGCAAAAACAAGCGTTCAACAGCAGAACAGGATTGTCGTGAAGAAGCCTTTTGGTCCTGCAGATAATCTAACCATAGTTGTACAAAATAATGCAATTAATTCACCTGTCTTTGTGAATGATGCTATCTATGGGTCCAATATAAAAGTGAATCCCTCGTTGGTCCAGGAAGTACAACAGAGACCAGTTTCTGAAGGATCTATGCCTATTCCAACTTATCTTCCAGCAAAACCTGTGATAATAGCGCATCCTCTAGGAAATCCTGCTTACCCTTATGTTCCATATGCTTTCAATGATCCCAATAATCCTAATCCTTTGAGCCAAGGATATAGACCTAGCTACTCTAGCGATGTTGTGTTTGATAGTTTCCCTGGAACCAGTCCAAGACCAACTTTGTACACTTATTATACCAACTTCCAAAAATTGACTACTCAGAAACCTTCTCAAGATGTGGATGCttatattacaaattataaaactCAGGACCATGGATCTAAACCAAGCTCGTGGACTAATTTACAATATCAGAGTCAACCATCGTCCAAACCAGTTTACAGTTCTACTCAGAGACCTCAAGATGTGGACGcatatattacaaattataaacCTCAGGACCATGGATCTAAACCAAGCTCGTGGCCTAATTCACAGTATCAAAGTCAACCATCGTCCAAACCAGTTTACAGTTCTACTCAGAGACCTCAAGATGTGGACGCATATATTGCTAATTATAAGCCACATGATCATGGATCTGAATTGAATTCGTGGCCTAATTCACAGTATCAAAGTCAACCATCGTCCAAACCAGTTTACAGTTCTACTCAGAGACCTCAAGATGTGGACGCACATGTTGCTAATTATAAGCCACATGATCATGGACCTGAATTGAATTCGTGGCCTAATTCACAGTATCAGAGTCAACCATCGGCCAAGCCTGTTTATGATTCGCCGGAGCACAATAATCAAGGACATGGAATCAATATTTGGCAGAAATTGCAATATAAGCCTGTGGTTTTGGTCGGTCAAACAGATTCTGGTAATTTACAGAGCTATGCACAAACTTCGAACCACCCACAGAGTTATCTAAAAGATTCTGAAGATACGTACATCAAACCTGCAAATAGCCAACATGATTACGTAAAAGATTTCGAAAATAGGTATACCACGTGGTCTACCATCTCTTCTGATAAGAAGACTGAGGATACAGTAGTAAATGATCCGCACTATAGACCTTATCAAGAACCAAATAGGAAGCCAATACAGAGTAGTTATGGATCAAGTTATCAAATTGATTTCCCTGGCAGACCTACCGCAAGCTTAAACGACAAAGGAACCACCGTTCATCCTAACGCTTTCTATTTAAGTTCCTCTGCAAGACCAATTTCGAATAACGAATATAATAAAGAGTTCAGTAGCTGGCCTGCCAGTCAGAACGATTATGATATAGCGACTCACTCGACTCCTGTTTACAGACCAGCGCAGCATGTTAGCGATTATCAGACGAGTAAACCCGAGAACTCTTATCAGAATGTGCAACCTAAACCGTCGAAAATTCACAGCGTGACGATTATCACGGCGAGTCAAAGCGGAAACGAGGTCGACAGACTCGAGAATCGAGTTACCAGTGAAGTTCCAAGACCGTTGAATACCCAAATAGCCAACGACAGAGCGAAAAGGCCTGGGCAGTATTATTACGAGAAGAACGTGCTACATCGGTATCCGGATAAGATGGAGGATCAGCCAGCGTATAACGCTGAACAGAGACATAAATCAACGAGCGACGAGGTGTCGATCGATGATACTCTTATCGTGGCTTCCGTGAGGAATCAGCTTATCGATGGAAATGGCAACAATACAGACGTAAAGACAATGAGTCAGACGAGAAATGAATCGTCCGATAGCACAACAAGCGATGATGTGGATTACGGTCTCGGCGATGCTTTCTCAGAAGAGACTGAAATTCCGCCAAGCTACAG AACGAGTCATTGGCTGAACCCACATGAGGACACCAGCCTACCGTCAGCTCTGGAGATGCCAAAAATCCCATCAGACAAAACCAGCGCCGCCAAGGAACTACCAAAACCTATGAAGCTGAGAAATTACGCCGCGTAA